In Aristaeella hokkaidonensis, the following are encoded in one genomic region:
- a CDS encoding L,D-transpeptidase family protein: MKRLLVLLMALSLLFSACAFAELENGEDDSNPVPIEADDGDDSDPQPVDMMEDEELEVQEEILQGRVLQFGDEGDDVLALQTRLKDLKYYTGNLSGRYREGTRKAVETFQADFELDQTGIADLRTLSILFSLTHRPLRYGSSGEDVKELQKQLTELGYYKGKISGNYLEATRKAVENLQKKNNLEVNGVADADLQDMIADGRILSKSDKPDDTNTPAPNLSNYLVDDNENGVAVADVAFEKKLKSGSSGKLVKTMQERLTELGYYEGPISGNFQKYTTRAVKAVQTQNGLESTGVVDEETWNVIFNDARIVMPGATPKPTPEPTPVPFHIVVDVANQVTSVYGRDENGEYTVPVRQMLCSTGMKATPSDVGDWVLNGRHSTWCIFPKWGNSYARYWTRINGSIAFHSPIYTAVSNSAMKISSYKKLGQRASHGCIRLAVWDAKWIYDNVGAGTVVSIVEGMDPDPELRDALKLPPLDTKYCTPISTPVPTAEPEYSLDNVPQLGNRQLKENSQGEDVYWLQKTLKDLGYYDTKVTGKMLKKTVKAVKAFQQDHGLRANGGVNQELMDLIAETARNAKNPQETPAPIATPEP, from the coding sequence ATGAAACGATTGCTTGTTTTACTGATGGCTCTGAGCCTGCTGTTTTCTGCCTGCGCTTTTGCGGAGCTGGAGAATGGCGAAGACGATTCCAATCCCGTGCCGATCGAGGCGGATGACGGAGACGATTCTGATCCGCAGCCGGTGGACATGATGGAGGATGAAGAGCTGGAAGTACAGGAGGAAATCCTCCAGGGCAGGGTACTGCAGTTTGGGGACGAAGGAGATGACGTTCTGGCGCTGCAGACGCGGCTGAAGGATCTGAAATACTATACCGGCAATCTGTCCGGCCGTTACCGGGAAGGTACACGGAAGGCAGTGGAAACCTTCCAGGCGGATTTCGAACTGGACCAGACCGGCATCGCCGACCTGCGTACACTGTCTATCCTGTTTTCCCTGACTCACCGGCCCCTGCGGTACGGTTCTTCCGGCGAAGACGTGAAGGAACTGCAGAAGCAGTTGACAGAACTGGGATACTACAAAGGAAAGATCAGCGGCAATTACCTGGAAGCAACCCGGAAGGCCGTTGAGAACCTGCAGAAAAAAAACAACCTGGAAGTGAACGGTGTAGCAGACGCGGATCTCCAGGATATGATTGCGGACGGAAGAATCCTGAGCAAGAGCGACAAGCCGGATGATACCAATACGCCGGCACCTAATCTGTCCAACTATCTGGTGGACGACAATGAAAACGGCGTGGCCGTGGCTGACGTTGCCTTTGAGAAGAAACTGAAGAGCGGATCCTCCGGTAAACTGGTCAAGACCATGCAGGAACGGCTGACGGAGCTTGGGTATTACGAAGGCCCCATCAGCGGCAACTTCCAGAAGTACACCACCCGGGCCGTGAAGGCGGTCCAGACCCAGAACGGCCTGGAGTCCACTGGTGTGGTGGATGAAGAAACATGGAACGTGATCTTTAACGATGCCCGGATTGTAATGCCCGGCGCAACGCCGAAGCCTACGCCTGAACCCACACCGGTGCCTTTCCACATTGTTGTGGACGTGGCAAACCAGGTGACATCCGTCTATGGACGGGACGAGAACGGAGAATACACAGTACCGGTCCGGCAGATGCTTTGTTCCACCGGTATGAAAGCTACTCCCAGCGACGTGGGTGACTGGGTACTGAACGGCCGTCACTCCACCTGGTGTATCTTCCCCAAGTGGGGCAACAGCTATGCCCGTTACTGGACACGTATCAACGGCAGCATTGCTTTCCATTCTCCGATCTATACGGCAGTGAGCAACTCTGCCATGAAGATCAGCAGCTACAAAAAGCTGGGCCAGCGGGCCAGCCACGGATGTATCCGGTTGGCGGTCTGGGACGCGAAATGGATTTATGATAATGTGGGCGCCGGAACGGTGGTTTCCATCGTCGAAGGCATGGATCCGGATCCGGAACTCCGCGACGCGCTGAAGCTGCCGCCGCTGGACACGAAATACTGCACGCCTATCTCCACGCCGGTACCGACGGCGGAGCCGGAATACAGTCTGGATAATGTACCGCAGCTGGGCAATCGCCAGCTGAAGGAAAACAGCCAGGGCGAAGACGTATACTGGCTCCAGAAGACGCTGAAGGACCTGGGTTACTACGATACCAAGGTTACCGGTAAGATGCTGAAGAAGACTGTGAAGGCGGTCAAGGCCTTCCAGCAGGATCATGGCCTGAGGGCTAACGGCGGCGTCAACCAGGAACTGATGGATCTGATTGCGGAGACTGCACGGAACGCGAAGAATCCGCAGGAAACACCGGCACCGATCGCGACGCCGGAACCCTGA
- a CDS encoding class I SAM-dependent methyltransferase translates to MNNTDKEFLLEKYAMENYPDAGPWNLSLENKYLEYMITRFFEEHFTVGEGTNICNIGIGAGSWDKYLSFKLNGGRLTSIDIDEVACRKFRLCLEIEKNPADVRVIASDVLQVEGLENSIDIVTMIGSTRMESGLYESILNKAISFVKPGGSFYYQSLDQNENQDAFLRICEANGLTIEASLSDDAYGIKSQYFKVTKPLQAK, encoded by the coding sequence ATGAACAACACTGACAAAGAATTCCTGCTTGAAAAATATGCCATGGAAAACTATCCGGATGCCGGCCCCTGGAATCTGTCCCTTGAAAACAAGTATCTTGAATACATGATCACCCGCTTCTTTGAGGAACATTTCACCGTCGGTGAAGGAACCAATATCTGCAACATCGGCATCGGTGCCGGTAGTTGGGATAAATACCTGTCCTTTAAGCTGAACGGAGGCCGGCTGACCAGTATTGATATCGATGAGGTAGCCTGCCGCAAATTCAGGCTCTGTCTTGAAATTGAAAAGAACCCGGCCGACGTTCGTGTCATCGCTTCCGATGTGCTTCAGGTTGAGGGACTGGAAAACAGCATTGACATCGTCACGATGATCGGCAGCACCAGGATGGAAAGCGGCCTGTATGAATCCATCCTCAACAAAGCCATCAGCTTTGTAAAGCCGGGCGGCTCTTTCTATTACCAGTCTCTGGACCAGAATGAGAATCAGGACGCCTTCCTCCGCATCTGCGAAGCCAACGGCTTAACCATCGAAGCTTCCCTCTCCGACGATGCCTACGGCATCAAATCCCAGTACTTCAAAGTCACCAAACCTCTTCAGGCGAAATAA
- a CDS encoding tetratricopeptide repeat protein gives MKRILSLLLVLLFFCASAQAATPAQEPSRICLYCGAETTADVCDQCHELSIAWTCFDCGTRNLSDTCSSCGKEKHASLEQQAADPHPQVAFPAVRYLAAACDPASLLRLGQFYEKGIGVSKDIDQAIACLRQAGEAGYAPAWVYLGRLYDAGIDMKSDPVEALNCYRKASDLGSAEGHWYVGSFYEDGSVLEQNYALALDYYYKAAEAGDADAWMSVAYFYLRGNDVEKDQNKAMEYYLKAAEAGSNLACDYVGYLYMTGSIVSQDVQKGLEWYRKAAELGNARSMYALGYAYQCGQGVEMNMEEALRWYEKAALAGHETALQVYNAFK, from the coding sequence TTGAAACGCATCCTTTCCCTTTTGCTTGTCCTGCTGTTTTTCTGTGCTTCCGCCCAGGCAGCCACACCGGCGCAGGAACCGTCAAGGATCTGCCTGTACTGCGGTGCGGAAACCACAGCGGACGTCTGCGATCAGTGCCATGAACTGTCCATTGCCTGGACCTGCTTTGACTGCGGTACCCGGAACCTTTCCGATACCTGCAGCAGCTGCGGCAAGGAAAAGCATGCTTCTCTGGAACAGCAGGCAGCGGATCCCCATCCGCAGGTTGCCTTCCCGGCTGTGCGATATCTGGCTGCCGCCTGTGATCCGGCTTCCCTGCTCCGACTGGGACAGTTCTATGAAAAAGGGATCGGCGTCAGCAAGGATATCGATCAGGCCATCGCCTGCCTCCGGCAGGCCGGCGAAGCCGGATATGCTCCCGCCTGGGTGTATCTGGGCCGGCTCTATGACGCGGGCATCGATATGAAATCGGATCCCGTGGAAGCGCTGAACTGCTACCGGAAAGCTTCCGATCTCGGCAGTGCGGAGGGACACTGGTATGTCGGTTCCTTCTACGAGGACGGATCCGTCCTGGAGCAGAACTACGCCCTTGCCCTGGATTACTATTACAAGGCCGCCGAGGCCGGAGACGCAGATGCCTGGATGAGCGTTGCCTACTTCTATCTCCGCGGAAACGATGTGGAGAAAGACCAGAACAAGGCAATGGAATATTATCTAAAGGCCGCGGAAGCCGGCAGCAATCTTGCCTGCGACTATGTGGGTTATCTGTATATGACCGGCTCTATCGTCTCCCAGGACGTCCAGAAGGGCCTGGAATGGTATCGGAAAGCCGCGGAGCTTGGAAACGCCCGCAGCATGTATGCTCTCGGTTATGCTTATCAGTGCGGGCAGGGTGTGGAAATGAACATGGAGGAAGCCCTTCGCTGGTATGAAAAAGCCGCCCTCGCCGGCCACGAAACCGCGCTGCAGGTCTATAACGCGTTTAAATAA
- a CDS encoding ABC transporter substrate-binding protein, producing the protein MSKKLISALLIICLVCLPLFALADGTLNVFNYGEYIDDEVIYNFEKEFGVRVNYSLNSNPEEMYTKLQTGVSYDVVVTSDYMIDRLIKEERILPLDKEIVTNLDQISDTMKGLYFDPDNTYSAPYLWQNVVLCYDTTKIDPAKVEEKGWEILLDPELDGHAFIYDSPRDVFMMAFKALGYSMNTDNPDELQEAYDWLVKMKQAIHPSFVTDEMIDGMAQGEKWIAMMYSGDAAYASMENEKLAVWAPTQGTNIAIDCMFIPSNAANPELANEFINYVLDYDNSMMITVETCYTSPNAKVLEDVTAPGGEFDGVEGYLPRMGYEKDEIYQYVKLLQNETPELLIKVQMQ; encoded by the coding sequence ATGTCTAAGAAACTGATCTCTGCCCTGCTCATCATCTGCCTGGTGTGCCTGCCGCTGTTCGCGCTGGCGGACGGAACGCTGAATGTGTTCAACTACGGCGAATACATCGATGATGAGGTTATCTATAACTTTGAAAAGGAATTCGGCGTCCGCGTCAATTACTCCCTGAACAGCAATCCGGAAGAAATGTATACCAAGCTGCAGACCGGCGTTTCCTACGACGTGGTGGTCACCAGCGATTACATGATCGACCGGCTGATCAAGGAAGAGCGGATCCTGCCCCTGGACAAGGAAATCGTCACCAACCTGGATCAGATTTCTGACACTATGAAGGGTCTCTATTTCGATCCGGATAACACCTACAGTGCTCCCTACCTGTGGCAGAACGTGGTACTCTGCTATGACACCACGAAGATTGATCCCGCCAAGGTAGAGGAAAAGGGCTGGGAAATCCTCCTGGATCCTGAACTGGACGGCCACGCCTTCATCTATGACTCTCCCCGTGATGTCTTCATGATGGCCTTCAAGGCGCTGGGTTATTCCATGAATACCGACAATCCTGACGAACTGCAGGAAGCCTATGACTGGCTGGTCAAAATGAAGCAGGCCATTCATCCCTCCTTCGTCACCGATGAAATGATCGACGGTATGGCCCAGGGCGAAAAGTGGATCGCCATGATGTACAGCGGTGACGCCGCCTATGCCAGCATGGAAAATGAAAAGCTGGCTGTCTGGGCTCCCACCCAGGGCACCAACATCGCAATTGACTGCATGTTCATTCCCTCCAATGCCGCCAATCCCGAGCTGGCCAACGAGTTCATCAACTACGTGCTGGATTATGACAACAGCATGATGATCACCGTTGAAACCTGCTACACCTCCCCCAACGCGAAGGTACTGGAAGATGTTACCGCTCCCGGTGGAGAATTTGACGGCGTGGAAGGCTACCTGCCCCGCATGGGTTACGAGAAGGATGAAATCTATCAGTACGTCAAGCTGCTCCAGAACGAAACCCCTGAGCTGCTGATCAAGGTCCAGATGCAGTAA
- a CDS encoding ABC transporter permease, with protein sequence MGNSSNKRLAGLTLASQSELELAKAKQPGDVSGEPLQKKPAKCSSRIFSSLYLVLVLLFIYLPIVYLVLFSFNEGKSQTNFVGFSLRWYESLFKDRTMLESIYVTLIVAVISTVVSTVVGTISAIGLSKARRLIRSVVLEINNLPVLNPDIVTAIGLMLLFMSIKLQPGMLTLILSHISFCTPFVILSVMPKLRQLDDNVAEAALDLGATPWKALTKVIIPQIYPAILTGALLAFSMSLDDFVVSYFNAGPGINTISMYVESMKRYNLSVNAMATLFVVVVALILLLTNLVPIIKDKKAQKEEPQNV encoded by the coding sequence ATGGGTAATTCCAGTAATAAAAGACTGGCCGGTCTTACGCTGGCAAGTCAGTCCGAACTTGAGCTGGCCAAGGCAAAACAACCCGGTGATGTTTCCGGTGAGCCGCTGCAGAAAAAGCCGGCAAAATGTTCCTCACGCATCTTCTCTTCCCTGTACCTGGTGCTGGTTCTGCTTTTCATCTACCTGCCCATAGTCTACCTGGTACTGTTCTCCTTCAATGAGGGGAAATCCCAGACCAACTTTGTCGGCTTCTCACTTCGCTGGTATGAAAGCCTCTTTAAGGACCGTACCATGCTGGAGAGCATATACGTCACCCTGATCGTTGCGGTCATTTCCACCGTCGTTTCCACGGTAGTGGGGACCATCTCCGCCATTGGCCTGTCCAAGGCCAGGCGGCTGATCCGCAGCGTGGTGCTGGAAATCAACAACCTGCCCGTGCTGAACCCGGATATCGTCACAGCCATCGGCCTGATGCTCCTGTTCATGTCCATCAAGCTTCAGCCCGGTATGCTCACCCTGATTCTGAGCCATATTTCCTTCTGTACGCCTTTCGTCATCCTGTCTGTCATGCCGAAGCTGCGGCAGCTGGACGACAACGTGGCGGAAGCCGCCCTGGACCTGGGAGCCACCCCCTGGAAGGCGCTGACCAAGGTCATCATTCCCCAGATTTATCCTGCAATCCTGACCGGTGCGCTGCTCGCCTTCAGCATGTCCCTGGATGACTTCGTGGTTTCCTATTTCAACGCCGGCCCCGGAATCAACACTATTTCCATGTACGTTGAGTCCATGAAGCGGTATAATCTGAGTGTCAACGCCATGGCGACCCTGTTTGTCGTGGTGGTTGCCCTGATTCTGCTCCTCACGAACCTGGTGCCCATTATTAAAGATAAAAAAGCCCAAAAGGAGGAACCCCAAAATGTCTAA
- a CDS encoding ABC transporter permease, producing the protein MSYPYCLWIGIFIVAPMLMIFLYAITNTGNSTLTFQFTLDNFARFIRDPDFIRILLTSLRIALLTTVVCLLIGYPAALFIANLPDRKQTFMILLMTLPMWINMVLKTYAWRGILLNFDFSSEFKVFIGMVYDFLPFMIIQIHTAIAKLDPNLLIAAHDLGANNVKSFLKVTLPLSVPGIISGITLVFLPAVSSFFIPRMLGNGEVILIGNLIELCFKKTGDWNFGSAISLIMALIIITAMWATRKLDRSAEED; encoded by the coding sequence ATGAGCTATCCCTATTGCCTGTGGATCGGCATTTTCATCGTTGCCCCGATGCTGATGATCTTCCTGTACGCGATTACCAACACCGGCAACAGCACGCTCACCTTCCAGTTCACGCTGGACAACTTTGCCCGGTTCATCAGGGACCCCGACTTCATCAGGATCCTGCTCACCAGCCTGCGCATCGCGCTGCTGACCACAGTCGTCTGCCTGCTGATCGGCTATCCGGCCGCCCTGTTCATCGCGAACCTGCCGGACCGGAAGCAGACCTTCATGATCCTGCTGATGACCCTTCCCATGTGGATCAACATGGTTCTGAAGACCTACGCCTGGCGCGGCATCCTGCTGAACTTCGATTTCAGCAGCGAGTTCAAGGTGTTCATCGGTATGGTCTATGACTTCCTGCCCTTTATGATCATCCAGATCCATACCGCCATCGCCAAGCTGGATCCCAACCTGCTGATTGCCGCCCACGACCTGGGCGCCAACAATGTAAAATCCTTCCTGAAGGTGACCCTGCCCCTGAGCGTGCCCGGTATCATCTCCGGCATCACACTGGTTTTCCTGCCCGCTGTATCCAGCTTCTTTATCCCGCGGATGCTGGGCAACGGTGAAGTCATCCTGATCGGCAACCTGATTGAGCTGTGCTTCAAGAAAACCGGTGACTGGAACTTCGGCAGCGCCATCTCCCTGATCATGGCCCTGATTATCATCACCGCCATGTGGGCGACCAGGAAGCTGGACCGCAGCGCAGAGGAGGACTGA